In Plasmodium falciparum 3D7 genome assembly, chromosome: 6, the genomic window gttttttaaattcgtatttttttctttctatcCATTTTCTATAAGAACTACAAGAATTTGCACAACTTGGACCTTCTAAATCAGCAGAAGCTCCTTCATTTGATGTATTTGTTCGATCACACGCTTCCCCATAACCGCTGTATTGTTTTTCACCTGTTCCACCGTCTTCGTAGcaatcttttttaatttgtgcCAATCGTTTTTTCCTCTCTCGACAGAAGCCGTCGCCCCACTCTTCCAGCCAGCGGAAGTACGCTGGGCGGCGCGTGAAGTCGGCCAGTGTAGTGGGTTCCACTTTGGCCGGGACATTGGCGGCTTTTTCTCCACTATCATCTTCTTTAAGTGTGACACTTGTGTATTGGTAGTCACGTTTTGGCTTTTTGCCGTCGGTATCCAAAAGTGCATCTTTCAGAGTACCATCCTGGGTAATAGTTGTTTTTTCACCCTTTTCGCCACTACCACTTGTCTCTTTATAGGTTAAAGCGCAAATCATTCCATGCCATATATCTTTACCATGTTGTTCCCACCAGTCGCCGCGCGATAGGGCGCCACCAGGTTTGACATCAGGTATGTGAGATGTGCCGCCACTAGTTGGAAAAACAGCCTTTATTTTCTCTTGTATTTTCTCCATAATGTCGTCTTTATCACCACTATATTTTAACGTCTTAATCACGTTTTCATCACCTATGCATATATCTCTATAGTCTCCCAATGTGTAGAACATTTGGCGCAAGAAATCATCAGGTATTTTGCCACCAGCCAATTGTTTTTCGGGGGGCTGTTCCTCATCACCGAGGTCTATGCTGAACTGGCTAAGTAGTGTTGACCCGGAAAGTAGTGACCCTTCCTGTggtttcttttccttttgttttttgtATCTATGCCATAGGAAAAACGTCTCAACCGCGGCACTTTTCACAAACCAATCACGTAGCGCGGTATCGCTCGGCTTCTCGTCTAGTGATTGTAAATCGTGTATGTATAGTCGTCGCCTCCTGGGTGGCACACATATGGCACCCTTATCACCACTTTTTTCACCACTTGGTGTGACACATTTCCAATTGGGGAATTTTTCGTGGCCATTTATATACTTTTGTTGGCAAGCTGCGTGAGGTGTAGTGGTGTCCTCAAATAGTTTGTCCACTATTTCGCAAACGTTTGGTCCCGCTGGTGGTGTTTcttctttcttcttttctGGTGCTTTAGTATTCTTTTTACAAGCACATGCTTCTTCGTGGTCATATGGTTGATTACGAAAGGAATATTTATCCTGGTTGCcgttattattacaaaaatgttTTTGTACTTCGCATTCACCTACACGTGCCTCCTGGTGGATGTACCCTGCTGGGGTGAAGTACGGGGAGGTGTTGACACCAAAATTGTTATCACCATTTgctttttgtaattttttgaaGAAATCAATCACATATTGATCGTTGGGATTATCAAAAGCAGTATCACCAGCATTACGAGCAGTAGTTTGTGCTTGTAGGTATAACATTTGGTATATTCCATCCATTTTTGTCCATTGATCTTTCCatgttcttattttttttccatattctttacattttttatcacACGGTGTACAGTCATTATCGCCTTGTGTACATTTTTCTTTACCCTTTTTCTTACAACTTGCACAATCCTTCACCAACTCTCCATACAGTTTCGACTGCTCTTTGCAAAACCATTCGGACCATTCAGTCATCCAACGTAATCTTTGAGGAATGTAATCATCAAGTGGTGTGACAATACTGCATGGGATTTTTCCACTGGTTGTTGCACACGTCATAGCTCTCCAAACTTCTTTTCTGTTTGCCTCCCACCAATCTTCtcgtaattttttatattgggGTGAATTTTTGTCAtcattgatatatttttcttggATATCTTCAGGAAgtttgtttttaattttacagAATATTTTTTCCAACTTTCCTTGTGTTTTTTGTTCGCCACCATTCTTATCCCATAAATCTGTTCCTTTAATTATATCTCCAAGGTCCGCAAAACTATATTTCATTGCTCTACATATAGTTGAAAAGTCCTTATAGTTAGATTGCTCATTATACTTCTCTTTTATGAAATCTGCCTCAAACTTTGCTGCGAGCAGAACATCACCTAAAAAGGAATGATTAAGAACATTAGGATCGTCACCAATACCATTAAGTGTTCTGTCAGCCGTTTCTAAATATTCTAAATTCGATGTACAAAAATGTTGACGTCGAGGAGGCATAAAGGCGTATTCGTCGTTCATATTTATCTGGTTCCCAGGTTTCCAACCTTCTTCTGTCTTAAACATAGATTTATCGTTATTTTTTCCATGACATGGTCCTTGCGGATAGTTATGGGTAGCATTGGAATGATCCTTCGttattttacatattgtTTTGAAATCATCGCGTTTATTggtatgtttatatgttccTAGATGTGCATGAGCCTTCAATGccctactactactactacccAATTGTTTCTTTGCCGCTTGATGCATCTGTCTAGCGATTTGTTTCACAGTTTTAGTGAGTTTTTTCCCTACAGCACACGGGTTCTCTTTTACATTATCCGTTTCTTCTTCGTCGTCGGATTCTGGATCCGGGTTTAAAGAGCGACCTCCGCTCTCTTCTTGTTCTTTacatttttcatcattatggGTTTCTGTGCATTTTTTTGCATCTTCTAATTCATGTTCTagcaatatttttattgcaTCCTGTGAATGTTCTGTATCTCTTATAATTCCGTGACCtttatttgattttaatTTCTCCTTTAATTCTTTTGATTTTTCTATTCCATAAgctttttcaattttatccataaaaaattcattcaaaatatattcaagTGTTATATAACGTTCTTCTTCTGATATATCTCTTTGTTTGTCAAAATGTTTTTCAATTGAAATccattcttcttctttttgttCAACCCATCTTTCAAAACATTCGCAGGGCTTTTTACAACCCCGTATACAATTAGTTggtttttcattatttatacagGTTTTAAGTTTTTTTCTCCATTCTATAGAATCATCTAACATTTGTGTTAGccaaaggaaaaaaaatgcaTCAAAGGgcataattttttgtttttctgaGCCCGTGTTCTCATTTTGTAGTATgcaattatcattatcagtATTCTCATAATGACATTTCCAAATATCATGATTAATATGCTCAGTATCTCTGCAAaaattttctaatttttgtaaaatatttttttttgctctATCAGTGGAAAGTATTGATATATCAGTAGTATCTTTATCGCTAAAcgatatttcttttttcccgCATGAATCAATGTCGTTATCTTTCCATGGTGGACCGCCCGGTTTCACTCCACACCAAGGGCAAGGTTCGCAAATTTTTGTATGAGAAAATGTTTCGATATTATCATTAAAGTCAATAAAAGTTTTTTTTCCCTCTCCTACTTCAGGGTGATTTTTacattctttttcttcatttaataattttaaaaatgtatcGACAGTTCTATGTTCCTTTTCCAGTGTTTCATAAAACTCTTTGGCATACATATTATTGATAGTTCCATGTGATGTTTTTTTTGTAGGTTctctttcttttatttcatttttatatttttttttttgttttaaaaattcTAGTTTTTCGTTATCTATCCAATGTACGAAAGGATCACATGCAACCAAACAGTCATTACATTCTTGTTGATAatcgaattttttttttcctctaACAGTTGTTTTACAGTTGCATCCATTAAGACTACaatatttatctttattttttccacGACATTTCTCTaaagaaatttttaattgatcttttctttttctacaAAATTCTTCGCTCCATTCATCAAACCAACGTAAATGTTGAGGAACGTAGTCTAGATTTGTAGGAGGATCTCCATCAACGCATTTGCAATTTTGAACAGAGCAATGTTTTCCATCAGAatctttttttctaaaatattCAGCATCATTTTTTGCTTTACATGTGATAGCTTTCCATACCTCTTTTCTATTAAGTGCCCACCAATCTTCTCTTAGTTTATAAAAATCTGAAGAATCACCACTATAATGAGATTTTGCAGGATCTtgcatttttttatatatttcattgaatattctttttaaatttttctgtactttttctttttctttttcatcttttttggTATAACCAAGAAACAGATCTTTTCCTCTGATAATGTCACCTATATCAGCAAAACTTCGTGCCAATGCTGTACAAATTCCTTCTTTTTTGTCACGGTTATCAGGATAGTTATTAATTATTGAATCTCCTTCATATTTTGCTGCAAGAGACACctctaataataaattatctgtgttattaatattaccTTCCTTCATGTGCGACAAATGCTGATCACATAGAAATAACCTCCTTAATGGAGCACACGTTCCACCagtttcatcatcatttccatttattttattatcagtACATTGACCTCCATATATATCGGAAAATCGGACGTCCAACCTATTTGCGCAaggattatttttatcaaaacCACCGGTAACGTTAGTGTGATATTCATATTCAAGTTGGATTGGTTTTGTGGCTTTGTTTTTCACACCTTTAATTGTTGCATTTGACAACAAGCCATGCAAAACACTCTCACTACGTCCAAGAGCTTGCTTTTTTGCTTCTTTCTGCACACTTTCTCCAATGTCTTCCAAAAGGTCCTTGGCACTACTGTATGTAGTGGTTGCTGTCCTAGGCGCGGGacccattttttttttttttttttttttttttgttcaggCCTACATTATGTCGTAAATACACTCAtccatatacatacatattgtTTTCatgaatttattattaatctaCGATGATCATTCATACATTGTTAACATAGTTTACcattataacataaatacatattaatagTGTATGGACAACAAACGATAAGGaagatatgaataaaaatctACATTACCATGATATCGTGATATTGGCTACCactattacaatatatacgTGTACATATTACCACCGCTACTATTACTATGTAGTGGTGTATATGATATAGTAGTTATCACTATCAagtagtaatattatatagtgGTATGAATTATGTGGTAATATCATGTAATGGTAGTCACTATGTTTGTTGTGGTGTTATGTTCTGGTGATTATTTCTTCTATATATTGTGGAAGAGCATACTGACAACATGTAGTggttatgtaaaatatatatatatatatatatatatatatatataatataacatattataattatatatgttataataatcttataatattttataataatattttcttttcattataattaatacttaattcaattattataatatatcattggCGTTTATAGTATActctataattttattatattaataataatatgctaacatatatatatatatatatatatatatatatatatatatatataatataaaataatattttacatgaatataataattattagattcatataatttaaaaatatattttaatagttttttaataaattcaaaCGTTCTATTAAACTGTATATAAtcgaaaatattatattttatgtattccttcatttatttatttaattatacatatatatattatttattatataataaaattgattTCAACagaaatacaaaaatgtaaaaagtAGAATCATATaacttatatatacttataagttatttttatattaatttataaatatttacttattttttgttaaattattattatattatttttttttgatatattggataaaatagaaagaaaaaataaaagaaagatGTTATTCCGTTTCTCCCTATATTAtctatcatatttatatattcataaatatataattgatatatatatgtatcctTTGTATTGTTCTATTAAAAGtagtatattattaatattaatttttgttattatataataatatatgtataacatcaaaaaaacaaataaataaataatgggaaaaaataatattattatattaataaaaatgatatgatcactttttttttatatttttatatgtatgtcgTGCATTTTATGAActgaaatattttattgtatttataatataaaaaagaaactaaaaatatacattataaatatacatatatgtattcaaGTATGAGTTCTTAATAAAATGTTCATATACtctacatttatattaatcaaaatataaaaaaacgttttaaaaatataatacaaatacataaatgcatatataaatattattaacatctttaaagcatatattaaaatatataaatgtatgtatacaaataatataacattaaataatacaaaatagatatataattagAATATATACGTTTATGTATGtagaataaatttatttatattccaAATAccaatattgttatatatttcttatatcataataacaaaaaggaaagacaaaaaaaaaaaaaaaataaaataataaaaaaaaagatataataaaattaattaactATTAGTAtggttttattatatatatatatatatatgttttataattattattgttgtaaaATGTATATTGTTAGTTACGTATCTTGTATAtgtacaaaaagaaaaaacaaaaaaaaaattcaccCTAAACCTGTAAACCATACTTATATAAACATAgacatatatacaaataaacatattGACTTATATGCATCTATTCACATATAACCATATAACcaacaacatatatatacatatatcctTATATGCACGCAACcaaaaacacatatatatatatatatatatatatatatagtattatatgatttatttacAAGTTAGTATTTAGGTGTAatagtattatttttaacgaatttatttttattatattatatttaaatatctttcaaaaaaatatttatcttaatataatataaattaacataaaaaaaatataatttcaatggtttatatttatccttaataataaattcttgttatttctataatatatattacgtaTTTTTAACtatgttatattttgatataatgtataacataaattattattatttattgttcTTAAAATAATTAGTCCATAATAtccatgaaaaaaatataaattgaattatcattatatagttgtacatatttatttataaaataggcaatttttttttttttaaaataatgttACAACAAAACCCATTGTAAGGTAAcacatatatttcatataaaataatttatactattacaataacattttttatgtattccatttttgttcttgtttttttttttttaacttacAATTATTCCATATACAAACAAT contains:
- a CDS encoding erythrocyte membrane protein 1, PfEMP1; the protein is MGPAPRTATTTYSSAKDLLEDIGESVQKEAKKQALGRSESVLHGLLSNATIKGVKNKATKPIQLEYEYHTNVTGGFDKNNPCANRLDVRFSDIYGGQCTDNKINGNDDETGGTCAPLRRLFLCDQHLSHMKEGNINNTDNLLLEVSLAAKYEGDSIINNYPDNRDKKEGICTALARSFADIGDIIRGKDLFLGYTKKDEKEKEKVQKNLKRIFNEIYKKMQDPAKSHYSGDSSDFYKLREDWWALNRKEVWKAITCKAKNDAEYFRKKDSDGKHCSVQNCKCVDGDPPTNLDYVPQHLRWFDEWSEEFCRKRKDQLKISLEKCRGKNKDKYCSLNGCNCKTTVRGKKKFDYQQECNDCLVACDPFVHWIDNEKLEFLKQKKKYKNEIKEREPTKKTSHGTINNMYAKEFYETLEKEHRTVDTFLKLLNEEKECKNHPEVGEGKKTFIDFNDNIETFSHTKICEPCPWCGVKPGGPPWKDNDIDSCGKKEISFSDKDTTDISILSTDRAKKNILQKLENFCRDTEHINHDIWKCHYENTDNDNCILQNENTGSEKQKIMPFDAFFFLWLTQMLDDSIEWRKKLKTCINNEKPTNCIRGCKKPCECFERWVEQKEEEWISIEKHFDKQRDISEEERYITLEYILNEFFMDKIEKAYGIEKSKELKEKLKSNKGHGIIRDTEHSQDAIKILLEHELEDAKKCTETHNDEKCKEQEESGGRSLNPDPESDDEEETDNVKENPCAVGKKLTKTVKQIARQMHQAAKKQLGSSSSRALKAHAHLGTYKHTNKRDDFKTICKITKDHSNATHNYPQGPCHGKNNDKSMFKTEEGWKPGNQINMNDEYAFMPPRRQHFCTSNLEYLETADRTLNGIGDDPNVLNHSFLGDVLLAAKFEADFIKEKYNEQSNYKDFSTICRAMKYSFADLGDIIKGTDLWDKNGGEQKTQGKLEKIFCKIKNKLPEDIQEKYINDDKNSPQYKKLREDWWEANRKEVWRAMTCATTSGKIPCSIVTPLDDYIPQRLRWMTEWSEWFCKEQSKLYGELVKDCASCKKKGKEKCTQGDNDCTPCDKKCKEYGKKIRTWKDQWTKMDGIYQMLYLQAQTTARNAGDTAFDNPNDQYVIDFFKKLQKANGDNNFGVNTSPYFTPAGYIHQEARVGECEVQKHFCNNNGNQDKYSFRNQPYDHEEACACKKNTKAPEKKKEETPPAGPNVCEIVDKLFEDTTTPHAACQQKYINGHEKFPNWKCVTPSGEKSGDKGAICVPPRRRRLYIHDLQSLDEKPSDTALRDWFVKSAAVETFFLWHRYKKQKEKKPQEGSLLSGSTLLSQFSIDLGDEEQPPEKQLAGGKIPDDFLRQMFYTLGDYRDICIGDENVIKTLKYSGDKDDIMEKIQEKIKAVFPTSGGTSHIPDVKPGGALSRGDWWEQHGKDIWHGMICALTYKETSGSGEKGEKTTITQDGTLKDALLDTDGKKPKRDYQYTSVTLKEDDSGEKAANVPAKVEPTTLADFTRRPAYFRWLEEWGDGFCRERKKRLAQIKKDCYEDGGTGEKQYSGYGEACDRTNTSNEGASADLEGPSCANSCSSYRKWIERKKYEFKKQEKAYGGQKQNCKKERKAAESNDNDKQFCGTPETTCNTAEAFLQNLGSCKKYNGEGKKIFENTEETFKPAIDCEPCSEFKVKLEKCNCGSDAKGNTCTTGKITAENFENKTDVNEVVMRVSDNAESGFKGDLKSSCENAHIFEGIKENKWKCRNVCGYIVCKLEEVNGEKDNGKKILLIRALVTHWVDNFLQDYNKIKKKLNTCMNSSDATPCIKGCVDKWIKLKKDEWEEIKKPYLEQYKNGYGENYNVKTILEKFQDQPEFKKAIGPCPTLDAFEKSKQCNATASSEKGKDGNKSYVIDCLLQELEKLQEKAKKCHDQHSDNPQEKCDDPHPDEPDEEDLLLEEEENTANSAPEICKDVIKAPPKQEEKGGCEPASPLEPEEVEEETASVPPGSEPEADKGPVKPAELPKPPKRNKRQPKKLYFPTPALQNAMLSNTIMWTIGIGFAAISYFFLKKKTKSTIDLLRVINIPKGDYGIPTMKSKNRYVPYKSGQYNGKKYIYMEGDESDDYTYIGDISSSDITSSESEYEDIDINNIYPYKSPKYKTLIDVVLEPSKRDTFNTQSDIPSDTSTNKFTDNEWNQLKQDFISNISQNSQMDLPKNNISGNIQMDTHPHVNILDDSMQEKPFITSIHDRDLHNGEEVTYNINLDDHKNMNFSTNHDNIPPKNDQNDLYTGIDLINDSISGNHNVNIYDELLKRKENELFGTNHTKHTTTNIVAKQTHNDPIVNQINLFHKWLDRHRNMCEQWDKNKKEELLDKLNEEWNKENKNNSNVTDTNGENNITRVLNSDVSIQIDMNSKPI